A window of the Tunturibacter empetritectus genome harbors these coding sequences:
- a CDS encoding GntR family transcriptional regulator, whose translation MKKKPVHRIDTSPSPAVESQPKSRSRKDSSTTPKYRQVFEDLHSAIKAGILRRGDRLPSEAELGERYNTSRITVAKAVHELQLQGLVSRRPGAGTHVLAPLASADHVFGLLIPDLGRTEIFEPICNGMMRSPLSRPHSLLWGHSMGEFAQQQKEAEQLCHKYIAQRVSGVFFAPLEFTPEKDIVNRRIASAFDRAGIPVVLLDRCYAPYPRRSKYDLVGIDNRSAGFLITQHLLQHGAKRIAFVARRLSASTVHGRIAGYREALLARGGNQQHDLVRLGDPEDPKFLQTILKDCHPDAIVCANDITAARIMQGLTARGIRVPEEIRIVGIDDVKYASLLPVPLTTQHQNCADIGAMAIATMLQRLEKPDLPTRDILLQTKTVLRSSCGTHPSPTHKLT comes from the coding sequence ATGAAGAAGAAGCCGGTCCACCGAATCGACACCTCGCCGTCGCCAGCCGTCGAATCGCAACCCAAATCCCGCAGCAGAAAAGATTCCTCCACCACGCCAAAGTATCGCCAGGTCTTCGAGGATCTTCACTCCGCCATCAAAGCCGGAATCCTTCGCCGTGGAGACCGTCTTCCCAGCGAAGCCGAACTCGGTGAGCGCTACAACACCTCACGCATCACGGTAGCTAAAGCTGTTCATGAACTGCAGCTGCAGGGCCTCGTATCGCGACGGCCAGGCGCAGGCACCCACGTTCTTGCACCTCTTGCCTCGGCCGATCACGTCTTCGGGCTTCTCATTCCCGATCTCGGCCGAACCGAAATCTTCGAGCCCATCTGCAACGGCATGATGCGGTCACCTCTCTCCCGGCCGCACTCCCTCTTGTGGGGGCACTCCATGGGCGAGTTCGCCCAGCAGCAGAAGGAGGCCGAGCAGCTCTGCCATAAGTACATCGCGCAAAGAGTCTCAGGCGTCTTCTTTGCGCCGCTCGAGTTCACTCCAGAAAAAGACATCGTCAACCGCCGCATCGCCTCTGCCTTCGATCGTGCAGGAATTCCGGTCGTGCTGCTCGACAGGTGCTACGCTCCCTATCCCCGCCGCTCAAAGTATGACCTCGTGGGCATCGACAACCGCAGCGCCGGCTTTCTGATTACCCAGCATCTGCTTCAGCACGGAGCCAAACGCATCGCCTTCGTCGCCAGGCGCCTCTCGGCCTCGACGGTTCACGGACGAATCGCCGGCTATCGAGAGGCTCTGCTCGCGCGAGGAGGCAACCAGCAACACGATCTCGTTCGCCTTGGCGATCCGGAAGATCCTAAATTTCTTCAGACGATACTCAAAGACTGCCATCCGGACGCCATCGTCTGCGCCAACGACATTACAGCCGCTCGCATCATGCAAGGCCTTACAGCTCGTGGAATACGCGTCCCGGAGGAGATCCGCATCGTCGGAATCGATGACGTGAAATACGCGAGCCTTTTGCCCGTGCCACTCACTACGCAGCATCAGAACTGTGCCGACATCGGCGCCATGGCCATTGCCACCATGCTACAGCGACTCGAAAAACCCGACCTCCCCACCCGCGACATCCTCTTGCAGACGAAAACAGTCTTGCGCAGCTCTTGCGGAACTCATCCCTCGCCCACCCACAAACTCACCTAA